The following are encoded in a window of Halosolutus halophilus genomic DNA:
- a CDS encoding erythromycin esterase family protein has product MTAHRVDTGALGDSERAATALADRATPIRDGFDDLVEGVADADVVLLGEASHGTSEYYRLRARLTAALLARHDFAFVAVEGDWTDCYEVTRYVTGRSDADGAREVLEGFERWPTWMWANWEIVEFLDWLADHNADRPDDDVAGFYGLDVYGLYESMAAVIDYLEEVDPDLAARARDAYHCFEPYGEDAREYAQSIRLVPEDCEGEVLEVLQTLREDIAEQEYDGDDPLESFAAEQNALVAKNAESYYRAMARGDANSWNVRDRHMSETLDRLLDFHDGPGIVWAHNTHVGDARATDMVDRGRLNLGQLVRDEVCADETDAAVVGFGSHRGTVIAGAEWGAPMERMSVPEARSGSHEAVFHRAGLDDAVVRFDRGYGTADDADPLAEPRGHRAIGVVYDPAYEGGNYVPTVLPDRYDAFVYVDETEALHPLGIEGGEMPPETYPWGV; this is encoded by the coding sequence GTGACTGCACACCGAGTCGATACCGGGGCGCTCGGCGATTCGGAACGAGCGGCGACCGCCCTCGCGGACCGTGCGACGCCGATCCGAGACGGGTTCGACGACCTCGTCGAGGGCGTCGCCGACGCGGACGTCGTCCTGCTTGGCGAGGCGTCCCACGGGACGTCGGAGTACTACCGCCTCCGGGCGCGGCTCACGGCCGCGTTGCTCGCACGCCACGACTTCGCGTTCGTCGCCGTCGAGGGCGACTGGACCGACTGCTACGAGGTGACGCGGTACGTGACGGGGCGATCGGACGCCGACGGCGCGCGCGAGGTCCTCGAGGGGTTCGAGCGCTGGCCGACGTGGATGTGGGCCAACTGGGAGATCGTCGAGTTCCTCGACTGGCTGGCCGACCACAACGCCGATCGGCCGGACGACGACGTGGCCGGCTTCTACGGGCTCGACGTCTACGGCCTCTACGAGTCGATGGCCGCCGTGATCGACTACCTCGAGGAGGTCGATCCCGACCTCGCGGCCCGCGCGCGGGACGCCTACCACTGTTTCGAGCCGTACGGCGAGGACGCCCGCGAGTACGCCCAGTCGATCCGGCTGGTGCCCGAGGACTGCGAGGGCGAGGTGCTGGAGGTCCTCCAAACGCTTCGCGAGGACATTGCCGAACAGGAGTACGATGGCGACGACCCGCTCGAATCCTTCGCCGCCGAACAGAACGCGCTGGTCGCGAAGAACGCGGAGTCGTACTACCGTGCGATGGCCCGCGGCGACGCCAACTCCTGGAACGTCAGGGATCGCCACATGAGCGAGACGCTCGACCGCCTCCTCGACTTTCACGACGGCCCGGGGATCGTCTGGGCGCACAACACCCACGTCGGCGACGCCCGCGCGACGGACATGGTCGATCGCGGCAGGCTCAATCTCGGCCAACTCGTCCGCGACGAGGTCTGTGCGGACGAGACCGACGCCGCGGTCGTCGGCTTCGGCTCCCACCGCGGCACCGTCATCGCGGGTGCAGAGTGGGGCGCGCCGATGGAGCGGATGTCCGTTCCCGAGGCGCGATCGGGGAGCCACGAGGCCGTCTTCCACCGGGCGGGCCTCGACGACGCCGTCGTCCGGTTCGACCGAGGCTACGGCACGGCGGACGACGCGGATCCGCTGGCCGAACCGCGCGGCCACCGCGCGATCGGCGTCGTCTACGATCCGGCGTACGAGGGCGGCAACTACGTTCCGACGGTGCTGCCCGATCGGTACGACGCGTTCGTCTACGTCGACGAAACCGAGGCGCTGCACCCGCTGGGGATCGAGGGCGGCGAGATGCCGCCCGAGACGTACCCCTGGGGCGTCTGA
- a CDS encoding NAD-dependent succinate-semialdehyde dehydrogenase has translation MTIESTNPATGEVVDTFDDDSGSDRDDRIERATETFAEWRETPIEHRQQLLAAAGEILRENSEKYATLMTEEMGKPIGQARSEVEKCAWVCDYYAEHAAEFLADESVAGEPDATTKVVFQPLGPILAIMPWNFPFWQVFRFAAPNLTAGNVGLLKHASNVPGCARAIEDVFREAGYPEGVFTSLLIGSDEVDAVIEDDRIEGVTLTGSDGAGRAVGETAGSQLKKSVLELGGSDPFVVLEDAPMEETVETAVQARLINNGQSCIAAKRFIVVEDVYDEFLDRFVDEMDAQVVGDPTDEETDIGPQAREDLMEDLHEQVEETIDRGGTLELGGEPMDRDGAYYPPTVITDAPEDTPADREELFGPVATVFEVPDEESAIAKANDTRFGLGASVWTADLDRGERVARQFESGLAFVNELVKSDPRLPFGGVKDSGYGRELARDGIREFVNTKTIWVQREAGEETDMVE, from the coding sequence GTGACGATCGAGAGCACCAATCCGGCGACGGGAGAAGTCGTCGACACCTTCGACGACGACTCCGGTAGCGACCGGGACGATCGTATCGAGCGCGCGACCGAGACGTTCGCGGAGTGGCGGGAGACGCCGATCGAACACCGCCAGCAACTGCTCGCCGCGGCGGGGGAGATCCTCCGGGAGAACAGCGAGAAGTACGCCACCCTGATGACCGAGGAGATGGGCAAGCCGATCGGTCAGGCGCGATCCGAGGTCGAAAAGTGCGCGTGGGTCTGTGACTACTACGCCGAACACGCCGCCGAGTTCCTCGCGGACGAATCCGTGGCGGGGGAGCCGGACGCGACGACGAAAGTGGTCTTCCAGCCGCTGGGGCCGATCCTCGCGATCATGCCGTGGAACTTCCCGTTCTGGCAGGTGTTTCGGTTCGCCGCGCCGAACCTCACCGCGGGCAACGTCGGCCTGCTGAAACACGCCTCGAACGTTCCCGGCTGTGCGCGGGCGATCGAGGACGTCTTCCGGGAGGCGGGCTACCCCGAGGGCGTCTTCACCTCCCTGCTGATCGGCTCCGACGAGGTCGACGCGGTGATCGAAGACGATCGCATCGAGGGCGTCACGCTCACCGGGAGCGACGGCGCCGGACGAGCCGTCGGCGAGACGGCCGGCAGTCAACTCAAGAAGAGCGTCCTCGAACTCGGCGGCAGCGACCCGTTCGTCGTCCTCGAGGACGCGCCGATGGAGGAGACGGTGGAGACGGCGGTCCAGGCCCGCCTCATCAACAACGGGCAGTCCTGTATCGCCGCCAAGCGGTTCATCGTCGTCGAGGACGTCTACGACGAGTTCCTTGATCGGTTCGTCGACGAAATGGACGCGCAGGTCGTCGGCGATCCGACGGACGAGGAGACAGACATCGGTCCGCAGGCCCGCGAGGACCTGATGGAGGACCTCCACGAGCAGGTCGAAGAGACGATCGACCGGGGCGGCACCCTCGAACTCGGCGGCGAACCGATGGATCGCGACGGCGCGTACTACCCGCCGACGGTGATCACGGACGCGCCCGAGGATACGCCCGCGGACCGGGAGGAACTGTTCGGCCCTGTGGCGACGGTGTTCGAGGTGCCCGACGAGGAGAGCGCGATCGCAAAGGCCAACGACACCCGGTTCGGGTTGGGTGCGAGCGTCTGGACCGCGGACCTCGATCGGGGTGAGCGGGTCGCCCGACAGTTCGAGTCCGGCCTGGCGTTCGTGAACGAACTCGTCAAGTCGGATCCCCGCCTCCCCTTCGGCGGCGTGAAGGACTCCGGGTACGGCCGGGAACTCGCCCGCGACGGCATCCGCGAGTTCGTGAACACGAAGACGATCTGGGTGCAACGCGAGGCCGGCGAGGAGACGGACATGGTCGAGTGA
- the gdhB gene encoding glutamate dehydrogenase GdhB, which produces MTTAEPPLEAEEESAVETARRQLERAATHLDVDEGIVERLRHPRDVYRVTIPLERDDGSREMFTGYRAHHDSVRGPYKGGLRYHPGVSEDECVGLSMWMTWKCAVMDLPFGGAKGGVVVDPKDLSDEETERLTRRFAEELRPVIGPMKDIPAPDMGTGPQTMAWFMDAYSMQEGETEPGVVTGKPPVIGGSYGREKAPGRSVGIVTREAINYYDWDPAETTVAVQGFGSVGANAARYLDDIGATIVAVSDVEGAIYDPDGLDTTDVEDHDETPGMVSGYDAPRSLTNDELLELDVDVLIPAAVGNVLTGENAREVEADLIVEGANGPTTSTADRIFEERGIPVLPDILANAGGVTVSYFEWLQDINRRAWPLERVHEELETEMLQAWDAVREEYDARDVTWRDATYIVALSRIAAAHEARGLWP; this is translated from the coding sequence ATGACAACAGCTGAACCACCACTGGAAGCGGAAGAAGAGAGTGCCGTCGAGACAGCCCGCCGCCAACTCGAGCGGGCAGCCACCCACCTCGACGTCGACGAGGGGATCGTCGAACGACTGCGACACCCGCGGGACGTCTACCGGGTGACCATCCCGCTCGAGCGCGACGACGGCAGTCGTGAGATGTTCACGGGGTATCGCGCCCACCACGACAGCGTTCGCGGCCCCTACAAGGGCGGGTTGCGCTACCACCCCGGCGTGAGCGAGGACGAGTGCGTCGGCCTCTCGATGTGGATGACCTGGAAGTGTGCCGTGATGGACCTCCCCTTTGGCGGCGCGAAAGGTGGCGTCGTCGTCGACCCGAAAGATCTCAGCGACGAGGAGACCGAACGGCTCACCCGCCGGTTCGCGGAGGAACTTCGACCCGTCATCGGACCGATGAAAGACATCCCTGCGCCGGACATGGGGACCGGGCCCCAGACGATGGCGTGGTTCATGGACGCCTACTCGATGCAGGAAGGCGAGACCGAACCCGGCGTCGTCACCGGCAAGCCACCCGTCATCGGGGGCTCCTACGGCCGGGAGAAAGCGCCCGGACGGAGCGTCGGCATCGTCACGCGGGAGGCGATCAACTACTACGACTGGGATCCCGCAGAGACGACCGTCGCCGTCCAGGGGTTCGGCAGCGTCGGGGCCAACGCGGCTCGCTATCTCGACGACATCGGGGCCACCATCGTCGCCGTGTCGGACGTCGAGGGGGCGATCTACGATCCCGACGGACTCGACACGACCGACGTCGAAGATCACGACGAGACGCCGGGGATGGTCTCCGGCTACGACGCGCCCCGATCGCTCACGAACGACGAACTGCTCGAACTCGACGTCGACGTGCTCATCCCGGCAGCGGTCGGGAACGTCCTGACCGGCGAGAACGCCCGCGAGGTCGAGGCCGACCTGATCGTCGAGGGCGCGAACGGGCCGACGACCTCGACGGCCGATCGAATCTTCGAGGAGCGCGGGATTCCGGTGCTCCCCGACATCCTCGCGAACGCCGGCGGCGTGACGGTGAGTTACTTCGAGTGGCTCCAGGACATCAACCGCCGCGCGTGGCCGCTGGAGCGGGTTCACGAGGAACTCGAGACGGAGATGCTCCAGGCGTGGGATGCCGTCCGCGAGGAGTACGACGCACGCGACGTCACGTGGCGCGACGCGACCTACATCGTCGCGCTCTCACGGATCGCCGCGGCCCACGAGGCCCGCGGACTGTGGCCGTAG
- a CDS encoding HpcH/HpaI aldolase/citrate lyase family protein, which translates to MVRRSVMFTPGDRPEMLRKAPGAGADVIVFDLEDAVAPARKDEAREAVREVLADPDFDPDCEVCVRVNATPDAIAADLDAVLGSSADVRLDSVMLPKAGHADDVRDLADRLATYDAAVPVLALIESARGVLAAPEIAAQPATEALVFGAEDLSADVGATRTPEGTEVLYARERVVVAAAAHDCDAIDTLVTDFDDEAHLREDTERSIRLGYDGKLAIHPAQVGPINAAYTPDEDEIEWAHAVLTAKRAADAEGRGVFEVDGEMIDAPLIAQADRIRDRAEAADEWQ; encoded by the coding sequence ATGGTCCGCAGAAGTGTCATGTTCACGCCCGGCGATCGACCCGAGATGCTCCGGAAGGCACCCGGTGCGGGGGCCGACGTGATCGTCTTCGATCTCGAGGACGCCGTCGCCCCGGCGCGCAAGGACGAGGCACGCGAGGCCGTTCGCGAGGTCCTCGCCGATCCCGATTTCGACCCCGACTGCGAGGTCTGCGTGCGCGTCAACGCGACTCCGGACGCGATCGCGGCCGATCTCGACGCCGTGCTCGGGTCGTCCGCCGACGTTCGGCTGGACAGCGTGATGCTCCCGAAGGCGGGACACGCCGACGACGTTCGCGACCTCGCCGATCGACTCGCCACCTACGACGCCGCCGTCCCGGTACTGGCCCTGATCGAGAGCGCGCGCGGCGTCCTCGCAGCACCGGAGATCGCGGCCCAGCCCGCGACCGAGGCGCTGGTTTTCGGTGCCGAGGACCTCTCGGCGGACGTGGGCGCGACGCGAACCCCCGAGGGGACGGAGGTCCTATACGCACGCGAGCGCGTCGTCGTCGCGGCCGCGGCACACGACTGCGACGCGATCGACACGCTCGTCACAGACTTCGACGACGAGGCGCACCTGCGCGAGGACACCGAGCGATCGATTCGGCTCGGCTACGACGGTAAACTGGCGATCCATCCCGCACAGGTCGGCCCGATCAACGCGGCTTACACCCCGGACGAGGACGAGATCGAGTGGGCCCACGCGGTCCTCACGGCGAAACGAGCGGCCGACGCCGAGGGCCGGGGCGTCTTCGAGGTCGACGGCGAGATGATCGACGCCCCCCTGATCGCCCAGGCCGATCGGATCCGCGACCGCGCCGAGGCAGCGGACGAATGGCAGTGA
- a CDS encoding Glu/Leu/Phe/Val family dehydrogenase: protein MADEANPFESLQSQIDEAADYLDIGDDVIERLKHPERVLETNLTVERDDGDLERFKAFRSQFNGDRGPYKGGIRYHPGVTRDEVKALSGWMTYKTAIVGIPYGGGKGGIVIEPSDYSESEIERLTRAFAKELRPLIGEDRDIPAPDVNTGQREMNWIKDTYETLENTTEPGVITGKNIASGGSEGRVEATGRSTVIAAREAFDYLDKDLEGATVAVQGYGNAGWIAAKLIDEMGATVVAASDSSGGIYNSDGFDPVAAKEHKNETGSVVGFHDADEEITNEDVLTMDVDLLIPAALENAIDGDLAADVAADVISEAANGPLTPEADAVLEEEDVFVIPDILANAGGVTVSYFEWVQNRQRFYWTEEKVNEELEAIIVDAFDALVETLETHDLDNPRTAAYVVAIQRVADAYEEAGSFP from the coding sequence ATGGCAGACGAAGCAAACCCGTTCGAAAGTCTGCAGTCCCAGATCGACGAGGCTGCAGACTACCTCGACATCGGCGACGACGTGATCGAGCGGCTCAAACACCCCGAGCGCGTGCTCGAGACCAACCTCACCGTCGAGCGCGACGACGGTGACCTCGAGCGGTTCAAAGCGTTCCGATCGCAGTTCAACGGCGACCGGGGCCCCTACAAGGGTGGCATCCGCTACCACCCGGGTGTCACCCGCGACGAGGTCAAGGCGCTGTCGGGCTGGATGACCTACAAGACCGCGATCGTCGGGATCCCCTACGGCGGCGGCAAGGGCGGCATCGTCATCGAGCCGAGTGACTACTCCGAGAGCGAGATCGAGCGGCTCACCCGCGCTTTCGCGAAAGAACTCCGTCCGCTGATCGGCGAGGACCGCGACATCCCCGCGCCCGACGTGAACACGGGCCAGCGGGAGATGAACTGGATCAAGGACACCTACGAGACCCTCGAGAACACCACCGAACCCGGCGTCATCACGGGGAAGAACATCGCCAGCGGCGGCAGCGAGGGCCGCGTCGAGGCGACCGGCCGATCGACGGTCATCGCCGCCCGCGAGGCGTTCGACTACCTCGACAAGGACCTCGAGGGCGCGACCGTCGCCGTCCAGGGCTACGGCAACGCCGGCTGGATCGCCGCGAAGTTGATCGACGAAATGGGCGCGACCGTCGTCGCGGCCAGCGACTCCAGCGGCGGTATCTACAACTCCGACGGCTTCGATCCCGTCGCCGCGAAAGAGCACAAGAACGAGACCGGCAGCGTCGTCGGCTTCCACGACGCCGACGAGGAGATCACCAACGAGGACGTCCTCACGATGGACGTCGACCTGCTGATCCCCGCCGCACTCGAGAACGCGATCGACGGCGACCTCGCCGCGGACGTGGCCGCGGACGTCATCTCCGAAGCCGCCAACGGGCCACTGACGCCCGAGGCCGACGCCGTCCTCGAGGAGGAGGACGTCTTCGTGATTCCGGACATCCTCGCGAACGCCGGCGGCGTGACGGTGAGTTACTTCGAGTGGGTCCAGAACCGCCAGCGCTTCTACTGGACCGAGGAGAAGGTCAACGAGGAACTCGAGGCCATCATCGTCGACGCCTTCGACGCGCTCGTCGAGACGCTCGAGACTCACGACCTCGACAACCCGCGGACCGCCGCCTACGTCGTCGCGATCCAGCGCGTCGCCGACGCCTACGAGGAAGCCGGTAGCTTCCCGTGA
- a CDS encoding DUF2062 domain-containing protein: MIRERLARYRDRARRALMEAFREEHTPHQVGVSFGIGIFITTLPTGGLGVGLFFVFAALWSWISKPAIFASVAVLNPFVKPVVYVASFQVGSLLLGSRSIRSGQTAAESAGIAAQKLLIGNLLVAVCLSVVGYVLVAYLTRAYRRRKRRRSGTSLVSTLFGPFRRQ, translated from the coding sequence GTGATTCGCGAGCGGCTGGCCCGGTATCGCGATCGAGCCCGCCGGGCGCTGATGGAAGCGTTCCGGGAGGAACACACGCCTCATCAGGTCGGCGTGAGCTTCGGGATCGGGATCTTCATCACGACGCTTCCCACGGGCGGGCTTGGCGTCGGGCTCTTCTTCGTATTCGCCGCGCTGTGGTCGTGGATCAGCAAACCCGCGATCTTCGCCAGCGTCGCCGTGCTCAATCCGTTCGTCAAACCGGTCGTCTACGTCGCGAGCTTCCAGGTCGGTAGCCTCCTGCTCGGATCACGATCGATCAGATCGGGCCAGACGGCCGCCGAATCGGCCGGGATCGCCGCCCAGAAGTTGCTGATCGGAAACCTGCTGGTCGCCGTCTGTCTCTCCGTCGTGGGATACGTCCTCGTCGCCTACCTAACTCGCGCCTACCGGCGGCGCAAGCGTCGTCGGTCGGGGACGTCACTGGTGTCGACCCTGTTCGGGCCGTTCCGTCGCCAGTGA
- a CDS encoding acyl-CoA dehydrogenase family protein: MDFDLPDEHRMVRETVRDFCQREIEPIAQEIEDEHRFPAEIFDQLADLDMMGVPIDDAYGGLGGDTLMYALVAEEIGRVSGSIGLSYVAHTSLASKPIELFGTEDQKERWLRPLAEGEYLGGWALTEPGSGSDASDMDTMARKEGDEWVINGTKQFITNASEAGSVLVKAVTDPGAGYDGISTFIVDPDADDGFEVTTIWDKMGLNASPTCEITLDDVRLPEDRLLGEEGDGWDQTKKTLDGGRISIAALSTGLAQGAYDHAKEYSTEREQFGQPISQFDAIRDKIVDMHRKTERARLLTHKAATRYDEGQSVTQESALAKLDASEAAREVAEDAVQVLGGYGYTTDFAPQRFYRDAKLMEIGEGTSEIQHLVIGRELGL; the protein is encoded by the coding sequence ATGGACTTCGACCTGCCCGACGAACACCGGATGGTCCGGGAGACCGTTCGAGATTTCTGTCAGCGCGAGATCGAACCGATCGCACAGGAGATCGAGGACGAGCACCGGTTCCCCGCGGAGATTTTCGACCAGCTCGCCGACCTCGACATGATGGGCGTGCCGATCGACGACGCGTACGGCGGGCTCGGCGGCGACACCCTCATGTACGCGCTCGTTGCCGAGGAGATTGGCCGCGTCTCCGGCTCGATCGGGCTCTCCTACGTCGCGCACACGTCGCTCGCCTCGAAGCCGATCGAACTTTTCGGCACGGAAGACCAGAAAGAACGCTGGCTCCGCCCGCTCGCCGAGGGCGAGTACCTCGGCGGCTGGGCGCTGACGGAGCCGGGCAGCGGCTCCGACGCCTCGGACATGGACACGATGGCGCGGAAAGAGGGCGACGAGTGGGTCATCAACGGCACGAAGCAGTTCATCACGAACGCCTCCGAGGCCGGCTCCGTCCTCGTCAAGGCCGTCACCGACCCCGGCGCGGGCTACGACGGCATCTCGACGTTCATCGTCGACCCCGACGCGGACGACGGCTTCGAGGTGACGACGATCTGGGACAAGATGGGGCTGAACGCCTCCCCGACCTGCGAAATCACGCTCGACGACGTGCGGCTGCCGGAGGACCGCCTGCTTGGCGAGGAAGGCGACGGCTGGGACCAGACGAAAAAGACCCTCGACGGCGGGCGGATCTCGATCGCCGCGCTCTCGACGGGGCTGGCTCAGGGCGCGTACGACCACGCGAAGGAGTACAGTACCGAACGCGAGCAGTTCGGTCAGCCGATCTCGCAGTTCGACGCGATCCGCGACAAGATCGTCGACATGCACCGCAAGACCGAGCGGGCGCGCCTGCTAACTCACAAGGCGGCAACACGGTACGACGAGGGCCAGTCGGTTACTCAGGAGTCCGCACTGGCGAAACTCGACGCCAGCGAGGCCGCCCGCGAGGTCGCCGAGGACGCCGTCCAGGTCCTGGGCGGCTACGGTTACACCACCGACTTCGCCCCACAGCGGTTCTACCGCGACGCCAAACTGATGGAGATCGGCGAGGGGACCAGCGAGATCCAGCATCTCGTCATCGGCCGCGAACTCGGCCTCTAG
- a CDS encoding DUF7544 domain-containing protein encodes MDAVDDLSDAIDATRNLLTPIQAGTWLKLAIIVVFVVGFGAGGPTLPGGDVGSFAEDPAPGPGPEPTVEDLPEDFFLFLAIAAGVLLILWLLFAFVAAIMEFAFIESLRTTEVHVRRYVRQNVGRGAQLFVFRVVLTLLAASIVLGPIAYAFLVRGTLDAVAGWVIAIALLGFLVYGLYAVVMRFTSEFVAPIMLLENRGVLGGWRRFWGTVTANWTEYVVYLLLAWILLAVIQIAIGFVLIFGGLLLAIPFAVLFLLTLALGDVGIVLAIPIAIVALVTYILFYGLVWMPVRSYFQYYALLLLGDTNDELDLIPEQRAAIRSDGGDLAGRAPDDRNGADGRWGSDDRDESDAWDRDTGSDVPDDDRRDDPWDDDESNERDDTDRGW; translated from the coding sequence ATGGACGCTGTCGACGACCTCAGTGACGCGATCGACGCGACGCGGAACCTGCTGACGCCGATCCAGGCGGGGACGTGGCTCAAACTCGCGATCATCGTCGTGTTCGTCGTCGGATTCGGCGCGGGCGGTCCGACGCTGCCCGGCGGCGACGTCGGGTCGTTCGCCGAGGATCCCGCTCCCGGGCCCGGACCCGAGCCAACCGTCGAAGATCTCCCGGAGGACTTCTTTCTCTTCCTGGCGATCGCGGCCGGCGTCTTGCTGATCCTCTGGCTGCTGTTCGCGTTCGTCGCCGCGATTATGGAGTTCGCCTTCATCGAGTCGCTCCGAACGACGGAGGTCCACGTTCGGCGGTACGTCCGACAGAACGTCGGCCGCGGCGCACAGTTGTTCGTCTTCCGCGTCGTCCTCACCCTCCTCGCGGCGTCGATCGTGCTGGGGCCGATCGCGTACGCGTTCCTGGTGCGGGGCACTCTCGACGCCGTCGCCGGATGGGTGATCGCGATCGCCCTGCTCGGATTTCTCGTCTACGGACTCTACGCGGTCGTGATGCGCTTTACCTCCGAGTTCGTCGCCCCGATTATGCTGCTCGAGAACCGCGGCGTCCTCGGCGGATGGCGGCGCTTCTGGGGGACGGTTACGGCGAACTGGACCGAGTACGTCGTCTACCTGCTGCTCGCCTGGATCCTCCTCGCCGTGATCCAGATCGCCATCGGCTTCGTGTTGATCTTCGGCGGCCTGCTGCTCGCGATCCCCTTCGCCGTCCTCTTTCTCCTGACGCTCGCGCTCGGAGACGTCGGCATCGTTCTCGCGATCCCGATCGCTATCGTCGCGTTGGTCACCTACATCCTCTTCTACGGGCTCGTCTGGATGCCCGTCCGATCGTACTTCCAGTACTACGCGCTGCTCTTGCTCGGCGATACGAACGACGAACTCGATCTGATCCCCGAGCAACGCGCTGCGATCCGATCGGACGGCGGTGACCTCGCAGGCCGTGCCCCCGACGACCGGAATGGCGCCGACGGGCGCTGGGGGAGCGACGATCGGGACGAGTCGGACGCGTGGGATCGCGATACCGGGTCCGACGTCCCCGACGACGACCGCCGTGACGACCCGTGGGACGACGACGAGTCGAACGAACGCGACGACACCGATCGCGGCTGGTAA
- a CDS encoding RIO1 family regulatory kinase/ATPase, which produces MNIRQLARGSVEWGRIERVVRTLADRHDRETVRVEFLDADNWLSTPCVIDDEWFVKIVSRQNALVHAVLTTGRNVGAFTSGTGGFFGRFDTPREMVEHEYEATKRMREIGVNAPRPIEAFEVNGLGVLVLEYLPEFESLEDVPTSVVEDRAPELFAMLAQLHDHGLAHGDLRAENVLICDDELYFIDATNVHEDRVAETTAYDLACALAMLEPRIGPRAAVDAAATVYDPATLLRARRFIDFVRLRPDHEFDSTTLRSEVEKAADLGEQ; this is translated from the coding sequence ATGAACATCCGCCAGCTCGCTCGAGGCAGCGTCGAGTGGGGCCGCATCGAGCGCGTCGTCCGGACGCTGGCGGACCGTCACGACCGCGAGACCGTCCGCGTCGAGTTCCTCGACGCCGACAACTGGCTCTCGACCCCGTGTGTCATCGACGACGAGTGGTTCGTCAAGATCGTCTCCCGGCAGAACGCGCTCGTCCACGCCGTCCTGACGACCGGCCGGAACGTCGGTGCCTTCACGTCGGGCACGGGCGGCTTCTTCGGCCGGTTCGACACGCCCCGCGAGATGGTCGAACACGAGTACGAGGCGACCAAACGGATGCGCGAGATCGGCGTCAACGCCCCACGCCCGATCGAGGCCTTCGAGGTCAACGGGCTCGGCGTCCTCGTCCTGGAGTACCTTCCGGAATTCGAGTCCCTCGAAGACGTCCCGACGAGCGTCGTCGAGGACCGGGCCCCCGAACTGTTCGCCATGCTCGCCCAGCTCCACGACCACGGGCTGGCCCACGGCGACCTCCGGGCCGAGAACGTCCTCATCTGCGACGACGAACTCTACTTCATCGACGCGACCAACGTCCACGAGGATCGCGTCGCCGAGACGACTGCGTACGACCTCGCCTGTGCCCTCGCCATGCTCGAGCCCCGCATCGGCCCTCGCGCGGCCGTCGACGCGGCCGCGACGGTATACGACCCGGCAACGCTACTCCGGGCCCGACGGTTTATCGATTTCGTCCGGTTGCGCCCCGACCACGAGTTCGATTCGACGACGCTCCGCAGCGAAGTCGAGAAGGCCGCCGACCTCGGCGAGCAGTGA